Part of the Athalia rosae chromosome 2, iyAthRosa1.1, whole genome shotgun sequence genome, GATTAGATTGCCGCACGCCCATAcacttgtaaattttatctgaatctaattttcaacgatatcaAACAATCGATTCAACCAAGCTCGAGTTAGTGATCGCAGTGTCTTCTAGTTACTTCGAACCCGCTGTTCAAACTTTGGAGCATTCGTAAATTTTGGCTCGGCGAGCGCTGATCAATGGGCTTTATACACTAAGCTGGTTGGTGCTTAATATGCGTGCGCTCTAGGCCACGTGACACCATTGCAAAGACAAAatgcggaaatttttcacccgacAATTGATCGACGCGTGCAGTCCCATATGTTAATCGTGTGTGTCACCGACACGCGGTTATCTCGTGTGAAAACCCTTCGAAAAAAGGGTGCTGCTGCTAGTGTCCTGCGTACAGACCGTGgtcgtttgaataattcactGTCTGAAGAGGGAAAGATAAGCGGTTGGAGATCGCCTTTTCCGATCCCCTGCAAACGTAGTCGAtcaaaatcgagagaaaaattcgtcctTCTTTGTTTCGGTACCCATTTTCATTTTGGGATACACCGCAGCTAGTTCTGGGATGCTCGACAATCTTCCTTTTTAACCTGTGCGGTTCGCTCGGTATTTAGGCCCCTAATTTTTCGTGATTAATATACGTAATCGCTGCAATTGCTGGTCCTGTTGCGGAAAAGTCCTGAGACATAATAGCGGCGGATATAGCAGTCTGTTTGGTACCGCGACATTTTACACCGTACAAAATTAGAGCGGTATAATGGGCACGACGCCAAATTGCGGAAGGTAAGTGGTTGAGACTGAAAACGTAGCTTTGGAGTCGTCCGATGGCCTATGCGCCACCGTTATACCGTTGCTGACACTTTCTTCGAACGGTGTGTATGGTGAGGAATAACTGTCTATGAATGGAGTGTATACGGCGATGCTGAAAATACGCCAGACTTACGATTCGCTAAGTTTCTCTAGAAACAGCTGTCGCATCTATAACCTTCGCTCTGTTCGTACGCACCGTGACGCAGTCAGCCGGTTaattaatcgaatttttttccttcctcgttATTTGCAGAAACGCGAGAGATCGCCGGGGAAAAGAATGGACCGGTTGCGGCGCAGCTTCCGAGACAGTTTCCGGAGGCGGAAGGACCCCCACATCCCTGAGTCCAGCAAACCGCATCAATGGCAGGCCGACGAAAGTGCTGTGCGATCGGCCACCTGCGTATTTCACGTCAAGGTATACTTATAAGCATCGCGCATTTATcaactcttttctttttttttttctgttttgcaTCTTCAAACTTTCCAGTTGGGATATTGTACCTGTATTCGTACTTATATTTTCCGCGCACTACCTGCCGCGAGCTAGACAGCCACTTCATATCGCACTCTAGGCTGTGTAGGCTGTGCACGCTTGTAACTCGTTTTATTCAAAGTTTCGTTTCCTGAAAGGGCTGCGAAAAGCTTTTTTGAAGTCGCGGATTTTCGGAAAGCGCCCTTATTTGTTCCCTatgatattgaaatatttcagcgAAGTTATAGTCTAAAATTTTGTTACCCCAGACTGATACTTTAGATCGATGTGATCGAATGATTACCCATTCtcctttcgttttcaatttatttattttttttatttactttatcattatttttgtaactatgacatttttttctcctctcctctgctTTACGATCcgtaagaaaattaatttcgatgACAGAATGTTTGCGGAACCTGTGAGATCTGTGTTTTGGCAATATTTCAAAACTGAGATCATTACAATGTAGAGTAACGTTCCGGTCACGAGTGATTAATGCTACCACTAATGATGGATGAGCAATCAGTTattgtattgtacgtacataattcaACAATGACATATATCTACGACTACAAATCACATGAATTTACGAAGAGTTCGGTAATCAATCCTGGTAGAACTTATAAGAAGAATTTGTATAGCTATATACCACACCTTCTACAGCGTTTTCAAGCATTTACATGTTTAATACTTGAGCGGTTTCTGGAGAGCTCAGACCCTTTAATCTACCCAAGTTTCGAGTTACTTTCGAAAACAGGACTTTTGTCACCCTGCCTCCTTCTAGTAGTGAGAGATATCTTCGGTCAGGATAACATTGTTATATATCGAGATCTTGTAAGAACTTTGATAAAATTGTTATCTGTTCCCTCCTTACAGTACCTGGGGTGTGTAGAAGTTTTCGAATCCAGAGGAATGCAAGTCTGCGAAGAGGCGCTCAAAGTACTCAGGGTAAGTGCTCTATAATTTGGTGAATAACTACCCGCCGTATGTATCTAATGTTCAAGAAGCTCAATACTTCCCATTGTCAGAACGAATGTATCTTTCCACCGTTCCACTAAAATATCCGTTGACACGTCGACAAACAACCAAATTGATTATGAAATCCGAAGTATTTCCCTCTACCGAACCTCGGTTTTTGGCATGACGTTACTTTGGAATAACTCAAGTTTCGAGTTACATACCCAGAAAAAATTAGTACGAGATAAAGATCTGATTCTAATTATTCTACCATTcgcgtatttttttctgatttgaaGACTAAATTTCAACTGACACCTGACTGATGCTTGCGTTTAACATTTTCTCACAGAATTCGAGACGGCGACCAGTTAGAGCGGTTCTTCATGTTTCGGGTGACGGTCTGCGCGTTGTTGAAGATGAAACAAAGGGACTGATTGTCGACCAGACCATAGAGAAGGTGTCGTTTTGCGCGCCCGATCGCAATCACGACAAAGGCTTTAGCTACATATGCCGAGATGGTACCACCAGAAGATGGATGTGCCACGGGTTTTTGGCGCTCAAGGAATCCGTAAGTGTACTCGTATTTTCGGGGAACTGATTTACAATCAGCTCATTACTCGTAATTAATCTGATGGAGATCTCACCTGACATAGCTAAATTTGATAACAGGGTGAAAGGTTGAGCCACGCTGTGGGATGTGCCTTCGCTGCTTGTCTAGAACGCAAACAGCGTAGGGATAAAGAATGTGGAGTAACAATGACCTTTGAtccaaaaaattcaacattcaCAAGAAGTGGCAGCTTCAGGCAACCCAGTTTAACGGAACGATTGCAGGATTCGCACGAACGCGCAGTAGGTCAGTACATAATCCTCTTTTATTTAGAAAACTTAATTGAGAATTAGTTACCGTTGAATTGACAAGAATTCCAGGTGTGAGTCTCATgtgtattttttgttatcttcGTTCCAGATGTTCCTCCGGTCAAACAGGTGTTTAATCCGTTTGCAATTGAACGCCCTCATGCAACACCATCGATGTTGGAACGACAAGGTTCGTTTAGAGGTTTCACGCAACTGAATCAAGCATCGCCATTTAAACGACAACTAAGTCTTCGAGTGAACGATCTTCCAAGTAATCTAGAACGCACCCGCAGCCACAGTCTTGAACCTACGGATCTTGCGAGAATGCCCCCAACGTTGCCCCACAATATACCACTCAAACCTCCTGGTAAGTCGTTAGTATAATAGTAAAAAGTACATAAGAAAATTTcttgcataattttttccaaaatgaaattttggttTTATGCAACAGATTTCGAAGGATACGACGAAGGTTAATATATTGTTAGTGTGCATACTGTCTGTTCATTCAGTGTTGTAATTTTCTGTTGTTATCGTAACAGTAATATGAGGAATTGATTGTTACACTTGTAGATAAGATATGGTGGACTTATTGGgtgtaaaaaaatcagaacTGACAATTTTGAAACGGGTTCTTGTATGTTGCTTCACTATTTTAGAAGAAACCTGATATCATAAAGTTGTCCCTTTACAGTAGGTCTTTGCAGTGTCCATGTACAGGTGTAGTAGAGCCTGGGTCCTGACCTAGAATTGTTTTCAGAACTGTCCTATAGTCGAGTGATGTACCCAGCGTTGCACCGTGAACACCAGACATCAAAATCTCATAGATAATCATTATTGAATCATTTTTAGTGAGTCCCATTCCGGAAATATCGCCCGGAGGTCAGGATAGCGTCTCTGCGATGTGCCAGCAGCTCTCACGAGGGCTTTCACTCCTGTCGAGTAACGACGACTACGAATTAACGCAACCCTCGCGTTACACTTCCAATTCGGTAGCGAAACAATTGTTCAATACGATAACACCTCCAGGTTAGTGTTgagttcgtcgatttttcatttggtttttttctagCTACTCGAACTTGTAATTGATTCTATTCCCATGCCTTTTTTACAGTGAGCAGCAATAATTCGCTGGACGATACGAAGATAAACAATAAcataaacaacaacaatatcaATCATGTCGGTCCAAGCTGGCAAGATACACCAGTGCTTGCCAACTCCAGGTTGACACCAATTCTGAATAGAAGCTGTAATCTCAGTCCTGTTCTTCCAAGGACATCGATAAGCCAATCGATAATGAATACACCGGCACCTACGAGCACTGTAGGAGTCTTCGGTACTCCACCGAATCCAAGTCCTGCATTTAGTTCCGCGTCTACTTCTTCGCTCGGTGGAACCACAACTCCTTCCTTAAATCGATCTCCAATTCCCATCAATACGGTAACACCGTTGAATCGCTCGCCAAACACCAGCATCGCATCTCCATCCCCCATTCCAACGAGTATCCAGCAGATAACGAATGTCACCAACAGCCAGCCAATCGCACAGGTAAATTAGTAGTATTTAGACGATTATTGCACggaaaaatgtatttcttaaaatacaaaaaggagtggacgaaaatttattaaaacaatcatttttttctccttgcaGATACAACCGGTAACAACAGCGACGAATTTACCCAAACCAGAACAATGGCTAGGAAGTGTGACTGGAGCCGTAGTTCCGATCCCCCCAAGTCCGAGGCGAGCGCCCGCGCTTCATTTACGTGCACATTCTCTTGGCTCTGCTGCTGGCAGTCAGGGTTTCGTATCACGCGGTGGTCCTTCAGATCCTTTTGATGCCGAGTGGGCTGAAATAGCTGCACGTAATCTTCAGCAATCTACGACAAATCCTTTTATTATGTCAAACGCTACGCAAGCTTTTCAGGTACAGTTGTAGCATCAGGAGTTTGTTAACAGTATCGCTAAATACTATCAGACCAATACGTAGTGACGGCTTCTCGTGCGCTCGCATTCAGAGCGATTGCGCGATAGAAAGTATTACACCTAAATCATGTACTTATCGAGAGTTGTTAATCGTCATTTAGCATTAAATTTAGTCTTGATTCTGATGCGTCAAACCGGAATTACTCATTAGCGGCGAATCCGATGTTACCTGACTCGTGTggtgatgaaaattgttacaTGCAATTTAAGAATGTACTTATATATCGATGTgatataatgataaaaaacaagATGACATTCGCGCACAAATGTTACGATGCATAATTAAAGTAAATTACACAGTATAAGCTCATTGTTGGAAGCCTGAATATCTCTTTGATCAAAAGTAGTTCATAGTTGAGAACAACTTGAATTATTAGATTTTGTTTggtcgagaaattttcaatgctACACTGACTGGAAACTGTGTCAATCGACTTGTTCCACGGAATTAACCTTTATGTGAATGTGTAGACGTTTCTTCATCATTATACTTTATCGTCATATGAGATGTCAATTTCAGAGGTCTAGTGAAATCTATCAATGTTTAACCGAAATTATCTATGCAGGATATCACTAATTTGCAGCAAGAGAAAAGTTATCTGTATTATAGGCTGCAGAGTGCTTACATATAGCCCCTGATATATGTAAACTTATCCTATAGTATACCATATAATATCGTAATCAAGAAATATGGTACCAGACGATTGTTGTCCATATGTTTATTTGGGTGCAAATTGTGGAAACGTACGATGATGTAGAGCAACGCGTTGTAGATAGTAGACAAGAGCAATCCAGAGTAGATCGGTTTCACATCTTTTTGCCGACATCAGTTCTGTGATACTGCTGAAACTCGTAACAGTTTCAATACAAGCGTGAAGATTTAACGAGCACATATAATTGTAGGAGTGGGAAATAAAACTGCAATATAGTAATGTACGTTTAATTTTagtgataaatatttgaaatttgttgTTGGCGGGGTCAAATTTGagtattgaaaaagaaaagttttaaCGCCTATAATGGTTACATTGTTATATAAACGTTGCCGATCatgaaatattaaattatcATACTCGATGAATACGCACCGTAGTAGGTAGTAGTCTTAATAACAGTTATAGCTGAACTGCAAAGTTATCGCAGATGCACGATATAGAATCAATAGAATACGGCACTAAACAATATTAAATGTCGCACTGAATTAAACGTTGCAAAAGTATACAGTACTATAGCACTCCTCATTATTCGTATCGACAGATTGTATCGTAagcgagaaaaattcttaTATTGGGGAGTATcggttttgtttctttttcacgacaaccatttcaatttttatttcgaagttTTACACCACTGACGTTCCATTTGATCTCTTTTTTTAGTCTGGAGAATCAGTCTGTATGGTGGAATGTATGATTATCGCATTTATCTACCTGCCATATTGGAAATATCGTTGGACCAACATAATT contains:
- the LOC105684843 gene encoding protein numb isoform X2, yielding MDRLRRSFRDSFRRRKDPHIPESSKPHQWQADESAVRSATCVFHVKYLGCVEVFESRGMQVCEEALKVLRNSRRRPVRAVLHVSGDGLRVVEDETKGLIVDQTIEKVSFCAPDRNHDKGFSYICRDGTTRRWMCHGFLALKESGERLSHAVGCAFAACLERKQRRDKECGVTMTFDPKNSTFTRSGSFRQPSLTERLQDSHERAVDVPPVKQVFNPFAIERPHATPSMLERQGSFRGFTQLNQASPFKRQLSLRVNDLPSNLERTRSHSLEPTDLARMPPTLPHNIPLKPPVSPIPEISPGGQDSVSAMCQQLSRGLSLLSSNDDYELTQPSRYTSNSVAKQLFNTITPPVSSNNSLDDTKINNNINNNNINHVGPSWQDTPVLANSRLTPILNRSCNLSPVLPRTSISQSIMNTPAPTSTVGVFGTPPNPSPAFSSASTSSLGGTTTPSLNRSPIPINTVTPLNRSPNTSIASPSPIPTSIQQITNVTNSQPIAQIQPVTTATNLPKPEQWLGSVTGAVVPIPPSPRRAPALHLRAHSLGSAAGSQGFVSRGGPSDPFDAEWAEIAARNLQQSTTNPFIMSNATQAFQVQL
- the LOC105684843 gene encoding protein numb isoform X1, which translates into the protein MGNHPSAHQPLERATTHTGNSLRLSKRERSPGKRMDRLRRSFRDSFRRRKDPHIPESSKPHQWQADESAVRSATCVFHVKYLGCVEVFESRGMQVCEEALKVLRNSRRRPVRAVLHVSGDGLRVVEDETKGLIVDQTIEKVSFCAPDRNHDKGFSYICRDGTTRRWMCHGFLALKESGERLSHAVGCAFAACLERKQRRDKECGVTMTFDPKNSTFTRSGSFRQPSLTERLQDSHERAVDVPPVKQVFNPFAIERPHATPSMLERQGSFRGFTQLNQASPFKRQLSLRVNDLPSNLERTRSHSLEPTDLARMPPTLPHNIPLKPPVSPIPEISPGGQDSVSAMCQQLSRGLSLLSSNDDYELTQPSRYTSNSVAKQLFNTITPPVSSNNSLDDTKINNNINNNNINHVGPSWQDTPVLANSRLTPILNRSCNLSPVLPRTSISQSIMNTPAPTSTVGVFGTPPNPSPAFSSASTSSLGGTTTPSLNRSPIPINTVTPLNRSPNTSIASPSPIPTSIQQITNVTNSQPIAQIQPVTTATNLPKPEQWLGSVTGAVVPIPPSPRRAPALHLRAHSLGSAAGSQGFVSRGGPSDPFDAEWAEIAARNLQQSTTNPFIMSNATQAFQVQL